The sequence below is a genomic window from Pirellulales bacterium.
CGAATCGGTCGGCGCTGACCAGCCCACCGGCCGACGTGACGATCCGCAAGTCGCTGCCAGGGAGCGACCGTTGCAGCGCGCCGATGTACGATCGCAGCACGGGATTCAGATAGGCGTCCATCACCGTTGTATCGCCGCGCGACACGATCTTGACCAACGGCGCGACTTCGCTCGACACGCTGACCTCGTGGAAGCCGATTTCGCGAGCGACCTCTGCGACCAGCCGCTCGTGCGCCGGATGCGCGAAGCCGTGCAAAATGCAAATGGCCAATGACTCGATACCTTGCTCAATCAGGCCGGCCAGTTGCCGGCGAATCGCGGCAGGGTCAGGTTTCCTGAGCACCGCTCCATCCGCCGCGATCCGCTCGTCGATTTCGACGACCACGGCGTAGAGCGGCGGCGGCTTGCGGATCGCCAGCTCAAACAAGCGCGGCCGGTTTTGATAACCGATTTCCAGAATGTCGCCAAAACCGCGCGTGGTAATGAACGCCGTCTTCGCCCCGCGGCGCGTGATTAGCGCATTGGTTCCACGGGTCGTTCCGAGACGAACCGCGACCGGTGGAATCGGCTCGCGGGCCGCCAAGCCGAGCAGCCAGCGAATCCCCAAGATCGGAGCTTCTTCTTCCGAGATTAACTCGTAGGCCTGGCCGACGACGGGAACGATCGACAGCGCATGATCCAGTCGCAGTGCGGATTCGTTCGCATCGAATTCCGTGACAATCAATTCCGCGACCGTCCGTCCTTCGGCATCGAGCAGTCGGAATCGAAATCGGTTCCAAAACCCGGCCGGCGCCGCCGCGCGCGCCGGATCGACTATCGCAGCCGCACTCGATCCGGCACCGACGATCCCCTTGGTCACTCCCGAACTCAGCAGCTTGTGCCGCAGGAGCGCCCCATTGGGCCGCCGCGCAATGCAATCCGTAAACGTCCCGCCGACGTCGATCCAGAATTCCCAGCGGGGCTCGTCCATGTAACGGCGATTGCGTGTCACTTCCCGCCGACTGAGACCAGGTGCGACTCGGTCCGCACGTACATCCGCCCGCCGGCGATGGCGGGGGAGGCGCGGCTGGTTTCGCCGAGCGAGTTCTTCGCCAGCAGTTGGTATTTGTCGGCGGCGGCAAGGACGACGACGTCCCCATCGAGCGACGTGCAAAAGACCTTGTCGCCGGCGCGAACCGGGGAGCCATAGAAATCCCCGCCGATCCGCTCTCGCCAATGGATTTTGCCCGTCGGCCCGTCGATGCAGGTGACGATCCCACGGTCGTTCCAAATGAAAACCAGATCGCCCGCCGCCACGGGAGTCGGGACGTACGAGGCCGAGGATTTGTCGATCTTATACACCATTTGCGGATTCTGACTGCCGCCGTCGGGTCGAACGGCGTAGACCGTGTTATTGCCGCTTCCCACGCCGCATGCGCCGATCACCAATCCGCCCGCGAGGATTGGCGATCCAACGGTGCGGCGATCGAACACGGGCAACTCCCAGTTCACTTTGCCCGTTGCCGGATCGATAGCGCTCATGCCGTGCGAGCGGCTGTTGTAAATAAGTTCCGGCTTGCCGCCGTCCGGCTGATACACGCACGGCGTGGCGTAGCTGACAATCGTCGACTTGCGCGGCGTCTTCCAGCGGACCTCGCCGGTGCCGCGATCCACTGCCCACAAGAAGCTCCTGCCGTCGAGGCTGGCCGCGTCGGGATTGCCCCCGGCCTCGGGATTCGGGCCGTCCTGCTCGTCGCCAATGATCACCAAGTCTTGATAGACAATCGGTGACGAGGCGAAACCATGCTGACTCGTAAACGAACCCAAATCGCGATGCCAAACCTCGTCGCCCGAGTGCGACAGAGCATATAGCGTAGATTGCTCGGGCATGGACCACACGACATAGACATGATCAGTGTCAACGGCCGGCGTGCTGGTCGCAAAACTGTTCTGAACGTGAATATGGTATTTGCTATACGGATAACTCTTCTTCCAGATCAGATGTCCGTCGCGGGCGCTCAAACAGAGAACAAACCGCTCGCCGGCCTTCGTGTCGGCACTGGTGAGAAAAACCTTGTCACCCCAGAGCACGGGAGACGAATTCCCGCCGCCTGGAAGTTGCACCTTCCAGTTGATGTCGCCATCAGACCATTGCGCTGGAATGCTGGCCTCGCTCTGGCCAGAGCCATTCGGTCCGCGAAAGCGCGTCCACTCCTGGGCGGACGAGGAAGCGGCGACAAGCGCAAAACAGATGACTACGAGCGAACTCGCTGCGCCGCGTGGGAATGAAGGGGTCGCCATGAAATCGGTCTCGTCGGTAGGAGAGAATGGCGGGAACATCGACGGCGGACAACGTAAATCGTAACCGGCCCGGATCCAAATCGCCAGTAGGCCCAAGCGGTGTAAACGCACGCCCACCGCGGCTGTACGAAAAGTTCCGACTGAAGTCCCCCACGAAGCCGTCGGAAATCGCCGACTGTTGCCACGACCTCGGTTTGATTATGCTTAGTGACTACCTGTCCACCTGATTGGATTTCATCATCAATTGCTAACTCAAATGTTGGCTTGGCCAAGATGACAACACGCAAGGGAAGACCGCATGAAGCTGCCGAACGCCCATTTGGCCATCGTGGAGCAAGCGAAAGTCGTGGATTACCTGCTCAATCCCGTCCATCGTTACGGAGCGAGCAAGGCGCGATTCTTCTACCTGTTCGGATTCCGCGTGGAGCGATTGGAGGTTTTGGCCGTTGCACTGCGTGCACATGGGCAGCAAAATGAAGTCGGCAAGACCCGCGAAACCGGTTTCGGCCCGCGCTATGAGGTCGAAGGCGAATTGGAGGCGCCCGACGGGCGCCGACCGCGCGTACGCACCGTCTGGCAAATGGACGATGGGCAAATTGCCCCGCGGCTGATCACAGCTTATCCGATCGAGGCGAACCCATGATTCACGAACACGACTGCGTGGTTTTGACGCAGGACCTTCCCGCTGATGGCTTGCAGGCCGGCGACGTGGGAACAGTAATCCACATTCATCGCGAGGGCGCGGCCTTCGAGGTCGAGTTCATGACGCTCACTGGTCAAACCGTAGCGGTCGCGACAGTCCCGGCGGCGCAATTGCGGCCGGTCAGCCCACGCGATGTTAGCCACGTCCGTGAATTGGCCGCCACGTAGTCCCAGCGCTGCTCGCGATGATTCAAGCGCCTGCCCGGCTCGCGCTATCGCTGAATCCCGTATTCCTCGATCTTGCGATAGAGCGTCGCGCGGCCGATGGCTAGGAGTTTGGCGGCTTCGGGCACGTTGCCGTCGGTGCGTTTGAGGGCTTCGCCGATCAGCCGGCGTTCCCAATAATCGAGGCGCAGCGATTCTAGCTCAGCACTGCCGGTGTCGCGCAGGCCAAGGTCGCCTACCTCGATCCGATTCCCGCTGGCCAGCACGATGGCGCTGTCGATCACGTTGCGCAACTGGCGAATGTTTCCGGGCCACGAGTAGCGGAGCAGCTTTTGCCGGGCTTCGTCGGAGAGATTGAGCGTTGGCCGGCCATGTTGCCGGCGGAAGTGATTGAGGAAGTAGTCCAGGAGTTGTGCGATATCGGGCCCCCGATCGCGCAACGGCGGCACGTGCAACTCGAAGACACTTAGGCGATAAAACAAATCCTCGCGGAATTTTCGTTCGCGGACATAGGTTTGCAAATCCTGGTTCGTGGCGGCAATCACCCGCACGTCGACCTTGATCTGCTGCACGCCGCCGACGGGGAGGAATGGATGCCCTTCGAGAATTCGCAGCAGCTTGGGTTGGCCTTCCCAAGTCAGCTCGCCGACTTCGTCGAGGAATAGCGTACCGGAGTCGGCTTGTTGAAAGAAGCCAACGTGGTCGCGATCAGCGCTGGTGAACGCTCCCGCCTTGTGCCCGAAGAGCTGGCTCTCCATCAATTCGGCTGGGATCGCCGCGCAATTGACCGATAGCATCGGCCGATCGGCCCGCGGGCTGCCGCGATGAATGGCCCGAGCGACGAGTTCCTTGCCGGTGCCGCTCTCGCCGCGGATCAGCACGCAGCCATTAGTGCGGGCGATGCGGACGATCTTTTCGCGCAGCTCGACCATCAGCGGCCCGTCGCCGATCAATTCGCTGTCGCCGGCCGATTTAGCCGCCAGCCGGCGATAGTCGGATTCCAATCGCGTTTGATGCCGCGCCCGAACCAGCCCTACCACCATGATATTGGCCAGTGAAATCGCGAAATCGAAATCGATTTGCCGAAAACGCCCGCGATCGAGATAGGCGTGGACCGCCCCGAGCGTCACCCCTTGATTCACCAGCGGCACGCAAACCGCATCGGCATAATGCAACAGGCTGTCGGACGTGCTGCCGGCATGTTGCTTGGCGACCCACACGGCGTGCCCTTGGCGGCAGACGAGTTCCGTAAGCGATTGGCTCAGCGTTACCGGTTCATCCGACCCCTCGGGGATCACGAGCTTGGGCTTGAGCCGCCCCTCTTCATCGACCCAGAGGAAGCCGACGACGGAAGCGTGGGTCTGCTCGCGCAGCAGGTCGAGGGCGACGCGGGTCACGTCGTCGGGATGCTCCAGAGCGAGGAGGCTCAAGCTCAGTTGATAGAGCACAAGCAACTGCTTGGCCTGCTCCGCATCGCGCAGCGCCGAGAGCGGAATCAGTCCCGTGTCGGGCCGATTGATCGGCGTGTCTTTGATGATGGTTTGTGTGAAGGTCATCTCGCCGCCGGTCTCCTCGACCATTGGCGGCTGATCGGAAGTTTGAAAGGAAAACTCGGTCGAGCCGATTCGCAGCGTATGGCCGTCGGCCAACACCGCCTCGTCGGTCTTCTGGCCGTTGACGAAAGTGCCGTTGCGGCTCTCGGCATCGCGGACGAACCAATGACCGTCGGCCCGGGTCACGATCGCATGGACCCGCGAACAGAGCGGATCGGGAAGGACCACCGCGCAATCGGTCCCGCGGCCAATCCGGTTTTCCGCCTTCGGATCCAAAAGAAAATGAGTCCCGGCGCGGCTGCCGGTTGTCATCGTCAGATAGGAGTAGGTTGGAGCCGAGACGATCGTCATATCGTATAATATACCAACGCCACCGGGCCGATGGCATTGCTAGCAGTGAAGGAATCTCGCGGCAATCGAGCCGGATAAATGGTTGCCGCCGAGCGCCGATTGGGAGTCGAATCTCACCACCGATGCCTGATCTCAACCATTCCCGACGCTTCGATCGAGCGGGACTGCTCTTGGTCGGCCACGGAACCCGCGATGCCGCGGGGATCGCCGAGTTTTTTGAGGCTGCCGAACTCGTGCGAAAAGTAGCGGCGGACCGGCCGCTTGAGGCCTGTTTCCTCGAATTAGCCGGGCCAACGATTGGCGAAGGTGTGGATCGTCTGGTCAGCCGAGGGGTCGAGCGAATCCTCGTCGTCCCGCTGTTGCTCTTCGCGGCCGGACATGCGAAGCGCGACA
It includes:
- a CDS encoding PQQ-binding-like beta-propeller repeat protein, whose protein sequence is MATPSFPRGAASSLVVICFALVAASSSAQEWTRFRGPNGSGQSEASIPAQWSDGDINWKVQLPGGGNSSPVLWGDKVFLTSADTKAGERFVLCLSARDGHLIWKKSYPYSKYHIHVQNSFATSTPAVDTDHVYVVWSMPEQSTLYALSHSGDEVWHRDLGSFTSQHGFASSPIVYQDLVIIGDEQDGPNPEAGGNPDAASLDGRSFLWAVDRGTGEVRWKTPRKSTIVSYATPCVYQPDGGKPELIYNSRSHGMSAIDPATGKVNWELPVFDRRTVGSPILAGGLVIGACGVGSGNNTVYAVRPDGGSQNPQMVYKIDKSSASYVPTPVAAGDLVFIWNDRGIVTCIDGPTGKIHWRERIGGDFYGSPVRAGDKVFCTSLDGDVVVLAAADKYQLLAKNSLGETSRASPAIAGGRMYVRTESHLVSVGGK
- a CDS encoding DUF4926 domain-containing protein, with amino-acid sequence MIHEHDCVVLTQDLPADGLQAGDVGTVIHIHREGAAFEVEFMTLTGQTVAVATVPAAQLRPVSPRDVSHVRELAAT
- a CDS encoding sigma 54-interacting transcriptional regulator gives rise to the protein MTIVSAPTYSYLTMTTGSRAGTHFLLDPKAENRIGRGTDCAVVLPDPLCSRVHAIVTRADGHWFVRDAESRNGTFVNGQKTDEAVLADGHTLRIGSTEFSFQTSDQPPMVEETGGEMTFTQTIIKDTPINRPDTGLIPLSALRDAEQAKQLLVLYQLSLSLLALEHPDDVTRVALDLLREQTHASVVGFLWVDEEGRLKPKLVIPEGSDEPVTLSQSLTELVCRQGHAVWVAKQHAGSTSDSLLHYADAVCVPLVNQGVTLGAVHAYLDRGRFRQIDFDFAISLANIMVVGLVRARHQTRLESDYRRLAAKSAGDSELIGDGPLMVELREKIVRIARTNGCVLIRGESGTGKELVARAIHRGSPRADRPMLSVNCAAIPAELMESQLFGHKAGAFTSADRDHVGFFQQADSGTLFLDEVGELTWEGQPKLLRILEGHPFLPVGGVQQIKVDVRVIAATNQDLQTYVRERKFREDLFYRLSVFELHVPPLRDRGPDIAQLLDYFLNHFRRQHGRPTLNLSDEARQKLLRYSWPGNIRQLRNVIDSAIVLASGNRIEVGDLGLRDTGSAELESLRLDYWERRLIGEALKRTDGNVPEAAKLLAIGRATLYRKIEEYGIQR